One window of the Rosa rugosa chromosome 3, drRosRugo1.1, whole genome shotgun sequence genome contains the following:
- the LOC133739322 gene encoding F-box/FBD/LRR-repeat protein At1g13570-like isoform X1, translating into MKKRKRMEMELDRISNLPSDVTEKILLCLPVRDAVRTSVLSTKWRYKSAMLPHLVFDPQSISTQHQTFANVVDHLLLSHFGPVYKFKLAREHVSFRDIDRWILYMSRNSIKEFILEILGRQRYKVPSSMFSCQDLTYLELHRCLLQPPSTFTGFKSLKSLKIVRVTLTDDVLENLIVHCPLLERLTVEWCYDFSQLNINAPNLQVLRFMGDFEDVNILNTSNLVDVFIWLRKFDHRRGPCRSSNLLKLFAQLPNIHRLYMNSKFTKYLAAGSLLEKLPKPCLHLQFLIVRVGIDDVKDIITVICLLRISPALEELEVFAFCRQTYEAEVGKVNSWVDDNQSCSFTQLRHVKIHCSQAVEGALDLIRFLLLSSPALETMTVYKHPSTPLDGYDLAKKLLRFRRASLNLEIILSDLAG; encoded by the exons ATG aagaaaagaaaaagaatggaGATGGAGTTGGATAGAATAAGCAACTTACCAAGTGATGTTACAGAAAAGATATTGTTGTGCTTGCCAGTTAGGGATGCAGTGAGGACGAGTGTTTTATCAACTAAGTGGAGGTACAAATCGGCTATGCTACCACATCTGGTGTTTGATCCCCAGTCTATCTCAACTCAACACCAAACATTTGCTAATGTTGTTGATCATTTACTCTTAAGTCACTTTGGCCCCGTATACAAGTTCAAGCTTGCTCGAGAACATGTATCCTTTAGAGATATTGATCGGTGGATACTTTACATGTCAAGAAACTCCATCAAAGAGTTCATACTTGAAATCTTGGGACGGCAGCGCTATAAGGTGCCTTCATCTATGTTTTCATGTCAAGATTTGACTTATTTAGAGTTGCATAGATGTTTGCTACAACCGCCGTCCACATTCACAGGCTTCAAAAGTTTGAAAAGCCTAAAAATTGTTCGTGTTACTCTGACGGATGATGTGCTTGAAAATCTGATTGTTCACTGTCCTCTACTTGAGCGGTTGACTGTGGAGTGGTGTTATGATTTCAGCCAGCTCAATATCAATGCACCAAATCTCCAGGTTCTTCGCTTTATGGGTGATTTTGAGGATGTTAATATATTAAATACCTCAAATCTCGTTGATGTTTTCATTTGGCTACGCAAGTTTGATCATAGACGGGGTCCTTGCAGATCTAGTAATCTGCTCAAGTTATTTGCTCAACTTCCCAATATTCACCGTCTTTACATGAACTCCAAATTTACAAAGTATTTGGCTGCTGGCTCCTTGCTGGAAAAGCTGCCTAAACCGTGTTTACATCTGCAATTTCTTATTGTAAGAGTAGGGATTGATGATGTTAAGGATATTATAACTGTTATTTGCCTTCTGAGAATCTCCCCTGCTCTGGAAGAATTAGAAGTTTTTGCTTTTTGCCGCCAAACATATGAGGCCGAAGTGGGAAAAGTGAACTCTTGGGTTGATGACAACCAGAGTTGCTCGTTCACTCAGCTGCGACATGTGAAAATACACTGCTCTCAGGCTGTTGAAGGTGCACTAGATTTGATCAGATTTCTGCTTTTAAGTTCACCTGCACTTGAGACAATGACAGTATATAAACATCCTTCCACTCCTCTTGATGGTTATGATCTAGCAAAAAAGTTACTCCGGTTTAGGCGTGCATCACTGAATTTAGAGATAATTCTAAGTGATCTAGCAGGGTAG
- the LOC133739453 gene encoding F-box protein 7 isoform X1, producing MVFLADFAFKVPAELEAALRLNSVHHYVTKRPWLDLYGVNVRPVAPFGSMSRKANVDPALLHQYLPDELLFELFARMTPYDMGRASCVCRKWRYTIRNPVFWRISCLKAWQLSGVVENYKILQAKYESSWRKMWLLRPRVRTDGLYVSRNTYIRTGVAEWKVSNPVHLVCYYRYIRFYPSGRFLYKNSSLKVKDVAKIMNIRAAKADSVFSGHYSLSDDKVEAAVLYPGRRPTVLRIRLRLRGTVTGANNRMDLLSLVTSGVNDDEVCGPDEDILGVVEGWQDDETHNPDVPAVSHTRGLTPFVFIPFEEVDTSFLNLPVEKMDYFVPG from the exons ATGGTATTTCTTGCAGATTTTGCTTTCAAAGTTCCGGCTGAACTTGAAGCGGCTTTGCGGTTGAACTCAGTTCATCACTATGTGACAAAAAGGCCGTGGCTTG ACCTTTATGGAGTCAATGTTAGACCTGTTGCACCATTTGGAAGTATGAGTAGAAAAGCAAATGTTGATCCAGCACTGTTACACCAGTACTTGCCGGATGAGTTGCTCTTTGAG TTGTTTGCACGAATGACTCCATATGACATGGGAAGGGCATCTTGTGTTTGTCGAAAATGGAGATACACTATCCGTAATCCTGTGTTTTGGCGCAtttcatgcttaaaagcttggCAG CTTTCTGGAGTTGTTGAAAACTATAAGATTTTACAAGCAAAATATGAGAGTTCATGGAGAAAAATGTGGCTTCTAAGACCAAGGGTCCGCACTGATG GTCTGTATGTGAGTAGGAATACTTATATTCGCACGGGAGTTGCAGAATGGAAGGTCTCTAACCCAGTTCACTTG GTCTGCTACTATCGCTACATCAGATTCTATCCTTCTGGCCGATTTCTTTATAAG AATTCATCTCTAAAAGTCAAGGATGTGGCAAAAATCATGAACATCCGTGCAGCCAAGGCAGACTCGGTTTTCAGTGGCCATTACTCATTGTCAGATGATAAG GTTGAAGCAGCAGTTTTGTATCCAGGCAGGCGTCCGACTGTGTTGAGAATCCGCCTAAG GTTAAGAGGAACAGTAACAGGGGCAAACAATCGTATGGATTTACTGTCACTTGTTACAAGTGGTGTGAACGATGATGAGGTCTGTGGCCCTGATGAGGATATCCTTGGGGTGGTTGAAGGATGGCAGGATGATGAGACTCACAACCCAGATGTGCCAGCTGTCTCACACACGAGGGGTCTAACACCTTTTGTCTTCATTCCGTTTGAAGAG GTGGATACATCATTTCTGAATCTACCTGTGGAAAagatggattattttgtgcctgGCTGA
- the LOC133741226 gene encoding uncharacterized protein LOC133741226 yields the protein MPKFGEWDVSDPASAEGFTVIFNKLARTEEKTGGRPESPAEDDCTYKHGAVLGKPTIVNNTGVVGCILNPETFRAVLNKTFCVSSTQERRRSRSTGLKFHHQTTSYRKNV from the exons ATGCCAAAGTTCGGAGAATGGGACGTCAGTGATCCAGCATCAGCAGAGGGATTCACAGTAATCTTCAACAAGCTGGCAAGGACTGAGGAAAAGACTGGTGGCAGACCTGAGTCACCAGCAGAGGATGACTGCACATATAAGCATGGAGCAGTTCTCGGAAAGCCTACCATT GTAAACAATACAGGAGTGGTTGGATGCATACTAAACCCTGAAACTTTTAGAGCAGTACTCAATAAGACATTCTGTGTATCTTCTACACAGG AACGCAGAAGAAGTCGATCGACTGGGCTGAAGTTTCACCACCAAACTACTAGTTATCGGAAGAATGTCTGA
- the LOC133736890 gene encoding BTB/POZ domain-containing protein At1g21780, translated as MADSKVETISRLAQWRIDNFGPCCYIKSEPFKLGIWNWHFSIEKNRYLYIRLFPEQSRLSKEQPPLARFVLRISSSGNGRQPYISPVHERQLRTMDDFAWPVNSSFNGPFVIDVEFLDLKISPINGGEATPVWPTGGLMQSLSTQSTLRCLSRMLDEGIHADVTISTAEGSLKAHKAILSANSPVFQSMFNHDLKETVSSTIDIEDMSLESCTALVSYLYGTIKQQDFWKHRLALLGAANKYDMSDLKDACEESLMEDINSGNVLERLQEAQLYQLPKLKKGCLLYLFGFGKIYDVRHEMDTFFKYADRELMTEMFQEVLTSWKPA; from the exons ATGGCGGATTCCAAAGTAGAGACCATCTCACGATTAGCCCAATGGAGGATTGACAATTTCGGACCATGTTGTTACATAAAGTCCGAGCCTTTCAAGCTCGGAATCTGGAATTG GCACTTTTCTATAGAGAAGAATCGGTATCTGTATATTCGTTTGTTTCCAGAACAATCGCGTTTGTCTAAGGAACAGCCTCCTCTTGCTCGCTTTGTGCTTAGAATTTCGAGCTCCGGCAATGGCCGTCAACCTTATATCTCCCCTG TTCATGAAAGACAGCTTCGCACAATGGATGACTTTGCCTGGCCTGTTAATTCCAGCTTCAATGGTCCCTTCGTCATTGATGTAGAGTTTCTTGACTTGAAGATATCCCCTATAAAT GGTGGGGAGGCTACTCCTGTATGGCCTACTGGTGGATTGATGCAGTCTTTGTCAACCCAAAGCACTCTGAGATGCCTCTCTCGAATGCTTGATGAGGGCATCCATGCTGATGTCACCATCAGCACTGCTGAAGGATCTTTAAAAGCTCACAAAGCAATTCTTTCGGCAAATTCTCCTGTGTTCCAAAGCATGTTCAATCATGACCTTAAAGAAACAGTGTCCTCAACAATTGACATAGAAGACATGTCACTGGAGTCTTGCACGGCCCTTGTCAGTTATCTGTATGGAACCATTAAACAACAGGATTTCTGGAAGCACCGGTTGGCACTTCTAGGCGCGGCAAACAAATATGACATGTCAGACCTAAAAGATGCTTGTGAGGAGAGCCTTATGGAAGATATTAACTCCGGGAATGTCCTGGAGAGGCTGCAAGAGGCCCAGTTATACCAACTGCCCAAGCTGAAGAAAGGGTGTTTGCTGTACTTGTTTGGTTTTGGCAAGATATATGATGTTAGACATGAGATGGATACCTTTTTCAAGTATGCAGACAGAGAGTTGATGACCGAAATGTTTCAAGAAGTCCTTACAAGTTGGAAGCCTGCATAA
- the LOC133737857 gene encoding E3 ubiquitin-protein ligase RING1-like, with the protein METLYQYSICQEEQNHAFPITQLLSCDCFIFNLHFTHQLQLYYPQDLFIPLNSIQESFFVPCNVFFTHTHDTINTILSGTGVSLDFIQALVPQVYSFALEIATEFENGDPDEPKVVPLNLGVVAVTPYDDHDQIERAIWESGQVFNPVPATRSSIAALKKVKVENLSVVNECSICLEEFSTGLEVIGMPCSHVYHKDCIVEWLKRSHLCPLCRFSMPT; encoded by the coding sequence ATGGAGACCCTTTACCAATACTCAATCTGCCAAGAAGAACAAAACCATGCTTTCCCGATTACCCAGTTGCTCTCCTGCGACTGTTTCATCTTTAACCTCCACTTCACTCATCAGCTTCAATTGTACTACCCCCAAGATTTGTTCATACCCTTGAACTCAATCCAAGAATCCTTCTTTGTACCCTGTAACGTGTTTTTCACACATACCCATGACACCATCAACACCATTCTCTCTGGGACAGGTGTGTCCCTGGACTTCATTCAGGCTTTGGTCCCTCAAGTTTACTCCTTTGCTTTGGAGATTGCCACTGAGTTTGAAAATGGGGACCCTGATGAGCCTAAAGTGGTCCCTTTGAATTTGGGTGTTGTGGCTGTCACGCCCTATGATGACCATGACCAGATTGAGAGGGCTATTTGGGAATCTGGGCAGGTTTTTAATCCGGTTCCGGCCACCAGGTCGTCTATTGCGGCATTGAAGAAGGTCAAGGTTGAGAATTTGAGTGTGGTGAATGAATGTAGTATCTGTTTGGAGGAGTTTTCCACTGGGTTGGAGGTTATAGGCATGCCCTGCTCCCATGTTTATCATAAGGATTGCATTGTTGAGTGGTTGAAGAGGAGTCACTTGTGCCCGTTGTGCCGCTTTTCGATGCCAACTTGA
- the LOC133737858 gene encoding F-box/FBD/LRR-repeat protein At1g13570-like — MLPHLVFDDKCIPTEHYTFVNIVDHVLSSHIGSIHKFELAQENLSFRDIDRWILHVSRNSVKELILEKACGDYELYLMPSYMYVCMSRLDALKLNKCLLQPPSTFKGFKSLRILCIGNVNLDQEMLENFTSCFLLERLTLKDCHGFQQLKIDAPNLRFLLFTGDFEDINILNTLNLVDATIGLRFRRSGPCRPTNLLKFFANLPHIQRLRISSYFTKYLAIGSSLEKLPS; from the coding sequence ATGCTACCACATTTGGTGTTTGATGATAAGTGTATCCCGACTGAGCActatacatttgtgaatatagTTGATCATGTACTCTCAAGTCACATTGGCTCCATACACAAGTTCGAGCTTGCTCAAGAAAATTTATCGTTTAGAGATATTGATAGGTGGATACTTCATGTATCAAGAAACTCTGTTAAAGAGTTGATACTTGAAAAAGCTTGTGGAGACTACGAACTCTATTTGATGCCTTCATATATGTATGTTTGCATGTCAAGACTTGATGCGTTAAAGTTAAATAAATGTTTGCTACAACCTCCGTCCACATTCAAAGGCTTCAAAAGTTTGAGAATCCTTTGTATTGGAAATGTTAACCTGGATCAAGAGATGCTCGAAAATTTCACTTCTTGTTTTCTGCTTGAGAGGTTGACTTTGAAAGATTGTCACGGTTTCCAGCAACTCAAGATTGATGCACCAAATCTCCGATTTCTTCTCTTTACAGGTGATTTTGAGGATAttaatattttgaataccttaaATCTTGTTGATGCTACGATTGGTTTGCGATTCCGGAGAAGTGGTCCGTGCAGACCTACCAATTTGCTAAAGTTCTTTGCAAATCTTCCCCATATTCAGAGGCTTCGCATCAGCAGCTATTTTACAAAATATTTGGCTATCGGTTCCTCGCTGGAAAAGCTGCCTAGCTAA
- the LOC133739454 gene encoding acetyltransferase At1g77540: MGTTDEVAGSAPKIVWNEAKQRFESEDQKAYIDYVLREKGKVMDLVHTYVPSSKRGLGLASHLCVAAFNHAKANSMSVIPTCSYVSDTFLPKNPSWNSLLYSPETKSSI, encoded by the exons ATGGGTACAACAGACGAGGTCGCAGGATCGGCTCCAAAGATAGTGTGGAACGAAGCGAAGCAGAGGTTCGAGTCAGAGGACCAGAAAGCCTACATAGACTACGTTCTCAGAGAAAAGGGGAAAGTGATGGACTTGGTTCACACCTATGTCCCATCTTCCAAGAGAGGCTTGGGCTTGGCCTCCCATCTCTGCGTTGCCGCCTTCAACCACGCCAAAGCCAACTCCATGTCCGTCATCCCCACCTGTTCTTACGTCTCT GACACTTTTCTCCCGAAGAACCCTTCATGGAATTCTCTCCTGTACTCCCCTGAGACGAAGTCTAGTATATAG
- the LOC133739322 gene encoding F-box/FBD/LRR-repeat protein At1g13570-like isoform X2, producing the protein MEMELDRISNLPSDVTEKILLCLPVRDAVRTSVLSTKWRYKSAMLPHLVFDPQSISTQHQTFANVVDHLLLSHFGPVYKFKLAREHVSFRDIDRWILYMSRNSIKEFILEILGRQRYKVPSSMFSCQDLTYLELHRCLLQPPSTFTGFKSLKSLKIVRVTLTDDVLENLIVHCPLLERLTVEWCYDFSQLNINAPNLQVLRFMGDFEDVNILNTSNLVDVFIWLRKFDHRRGPCRSSNLLKLFAQLPNIHRLYMNSKFTKYLAAGSLLEKLPKPCLHLQFLIVRVGIDDVKDIITVICLLRISPALEELEVFAFCRQTYEAEVGKVNSWVDDNQSCSFTQLRHVKIHCSQAVEGALDLIRFLLLSSPALETMTVYKHPSTPLDGYDLAKKLLRFRRASLNLEIILSDLAG; encoded by the coding sequence atggaGATGGAGTTGGATAGAATAAGCAACTTACCAAGTGATGTTACAGAAAAGATATTGTTGTGCTTGCCAGTTAGGGATGCAGTGAGGACGAGTGTTTTATCAACTAAGTGGAGGTACAAATCGGCTATGCTACCACATCTGGTGTTTGATCCCCAGTCTATCTCAACTCAACACCAAACATTTGCTAATGTTGTTGATCATTTACTCTTAAGTCACTTTGGCCCCGTATACAAGTTCAAGCTTGCTCGAGAACATGTATCCTTTAGAGATATTGATCGGTGGATACTTTACATGTCAAGAAACTCCATCAAAGAGTTCATACTTGAAATCTTGGGACGGCAGCGCTATAAGGTGCCTTCATCTATGTTTTCATGTCAAGATTTGACTTATTTAGAGTTGCATAGATGTTTGCTACAACCGCCGTCCACATTCACAGGCTTCAAAAGTTTGAAAAGCCTAAAAATTGTTCGTGTTACTCTGACGGATGATGTGCTTGAAAATCTGATTGTTCACTGTCCTCTACTTGAGCGGTTGACTGTGGAGTGGTGTTATGATTTCAGCCAGCTCAATATCAATGCACCAAATCTCCAGGTTCTTCGCTTTATGGGTGATTTTGAGGATGTTAATATATTAAATACCTCAAATCTCGTTGATGTTTTCATTTGGCTACGCAAGTTTGATCATAGACGGGGTCCTTGCAGATCTAGTAATCTGCTCAAGTTATTTGCTCAACTTCCCAATATTCACCGTCTTTACATGAACTCCAAATTTACAAAGTATTTGGCTGCTGGCTCCTTGCTGGAAAAGCTGCCTAAACCGTGTTTACATCTGCAATTTCTTATTGTAAGAGTAGGGATTGATGATGTTAAGGATATTATAACTGTTATTTGCCTTCTGAGAATCTCCCCTGCTCTGGAAGAATTAGAAGTTTTTGCTTTTTGCCGCCAAACATATGAGGCCGAAGTGGGAAAAGTGAACTCTTGGGTTGATGACAACCAGAGTTGCTCGTTCACTCAGCTGCGACATGTGAAAATACACTGCTCTCAGGCTGTTGAAGGTGCACTAGATTTGATCAGATTTCTGCTTTTAAGTTCACCTGCACTTGAGACAATGACAGTATATAAACATCCTTCCACTCCTCTTGATGGTTATGATCTAGCAAAAAAGTTACTCCGGTTTAGGCGTGCATCACTGAATTTAGAGATAATTCTAAGTGATCTAGCAGGGTAG
- the LOC133737859 gene encoding F-box/FBD/LRR-repeat protein At1g13570-like: protein MELDRISNLPSNVIEKILSHLPISVAARTSVLSSKWRYKFAMLPHLVFGCLCRSNVVDHVLLNHVGPISKFRLVQGLIDIGDIDRWVLHLSRYSLKEFILQISVWQQQRYKIPSCIFSCHDMIHLKLSCCLLKPPSTFKGFRSLKCLAFAKITMAQDVFEHLIVCVDVSNAGGQ, encoded by the coding sequence ATGGAGTTGGATAGGATCAGCAATCTACCAAGTAATGTTATAGAAAAGATATTGTCACATTTGCCAATTAGCGTTGCAGCGAGGACAAGTGTTTTGTCAAGCAAGTGGAGATACAAATTTGCTATGCTTCCGCATCTTGTGTTTGGTTGTTTGTGCCGCTCGAACGTTGTTGATCATGTACTCTTAAATCACGTTGGCCCCATAAGCAAGTTCCGGCTTGTTCAAGGACTTATAGACATTGGAGATATTGATCGCTGGGTTCTTCATCTGTCAAGGTACTCGCTCAAAGAGTTCATACTGCAAATTTCGGTTTGGCAACAGCAACGCTACAAGATTCCATCATGCATATTTTCATGTCATGATATGATTCACTTAAAGTTGAGTTGTTGTCTGCTAAAACCCCCCTCGACATTCAAAGGGTTTAGGAGTTTGAAGTGCCTTGCATTTGCAAAGATTACCATGGCCCAAGATGTGTTCGAACATTTGA
- the LOC133739453 gene encoding F-box protein 7 isoform X2, with translation MASDFAFKVPAELEAALRLNSVHHYVTKRPWLDLYGVNVRPVAPFGSMSRKANVDPALLHQYLPDELLFELFARMTPYDMGRASCVCRKWRYTIRNPVFWRISCLKAWQLSGVVENYKILQAKYESSWRKMWLLRPRVRTDGLYVSRNTYIRTGVAEWKVSNPVHLVCYYRYIRFYPSGRFLYKNSSLKVKDVAKIMNIRAAKADSVFSGHYSLSDDKVEAAVLYPGRRPTVLRIRLRLRGTVTGANNRMDLLSLVTSGVNDDEVCGPDEDILGVVEGWQDDETHNPDVPAVSHTRGLTPFVFIPFEEVDTSFLNLPVEKMDYFVPG, from the exons ATGGCTTCAG ATTTTGCTTTCAAAGTTCCGGCTGAACTTGAAGCGGCTTTGCGGTTGAACTCAGTTCATCACTATGTGACAAAAAGGCCGTGGCTTG ACCTTTATGGAGTCAATGTTAGACCTGTTGCACCATTTGGAAGTATGAGTAGAAAAGCAAATGTTGATCCAGCACTGTTACACCAGTACTTGCCGGATGAGTTGCTCTTTGAG TTGTTTGCACGAATGACTCCATATGACATGGGAAGGGCATCTTGTGTTTGTCGAAAATGGAGATACACTATCCGTAATCCTGTGTTTTGGCGCAtttcatgcttaaaagcttggCAG CTTTCTGGAGTTGTTGAAAACTATAAGATTTTACAAGCAAAATATGAGAGTTCATGGAGAAAAATGTGGCTTCTAAGACCAAGGGTCCGCACTGATG GTCTGTATGTGAGTAGGAATACTTATATTCGCACGGGAGTTGCAGAATGGAAGGTCTCTAACCCAGTTCACTTG GTCTGCTACTATCGCTACATCAGATTCTATCCTTCTGGCCGATTTCTTTATAAG AATTCATCTCTAAAAGTCAAGGATGTGGCAAAAATCATGAACATCCGTGCAGCCAAGGCAGACTCGGTTTTCAGTGGCCATTACTCATTGTCAGATGATAAG GTTGAAGCAGCAGTTTTGTATCCAGGCAGGCGTCCGACTGTGTTGAGAATCCGCCTAAG GTTAAGAGGAACAGTAACAGGGGCAAACAATCGTATGGATTTACTGTCACTTGTTACAAGTGGTGTGAACGATGATGAGGTCTGTGGCCCTGATGAGGATATCCTTGGGGTGGTTGAAGGATGGCAGGATGATGAGACTCACAACCCAGATGTGCCAGCTGTCTCACACACGAGGGGTCTAACACCTTTTGTCTTCATTCCGTTTGAAGAG GTGGATACATCATTTCTGAATCTACCTGTGGAAAagatggattattttgtgcctgGCTGA
- the LOC133739354 gene encoding V-type proton ATPase 16 kDa proteolipid subunit-like, protein MASSTFSGDETAPFFGFLGAAAALVFSCMGAAYGTAKSGVGVASMGVMRPELVMKSIVPVVMAGVLGIYGLIIAVIISTGINPKAKSYYLFDGYAHLSSGLACGLAGLSAGMAIGIVGDAGVRANAQQPKLFVGMILILIFAEALALYGLIVGIILSSRAGQSRAD, encoded by the exons ATGGCTTCTTCTACTTTCAGCGGCGACGAGACCGCTCCCTTCTTCGGCTTCCTCGGCGCCGCCGCAGCTCTCGTCTTCTCCT GCATGGGCGCGGCGTACGGGACCGCCAAGAGTGGCGTGGGCGTGGCCTCCATGGGAGTGATGCGGCCGGAGCTGGTCATGAAATCGATCGTTCCGGTGGTCATGGCTGGAGTGCTTGGGATCTACGGCCTCATCATAGCTGTGATTATCAGCACCGGGATCAACCCAAAGGCCAAATCTTATTACCTGTTTGATGGATATGCTCACTTGTCCTCTGGCCTTGCTTGTGGCCTCGCTGGGCTTTCCGCCGGAATGGCTATCGGGATCGTCGGTGACGCCGGTGTCCG GGCTAATGCACAGCAGCCAAAGCTCTTTGTTGGCATGATCCTTATCCTCATCTTTGCTGAAGCTCTTGCTTTGTACGGTCTCATTGTTGGGATTATCCTCTCGTCCCGAGCAGGGCAATCTCGCGCAGACTGA